TTCAGAATTATGCGCTTTATCCGCACCTCACCGTTCGCCAGAATATCGGCTTCGGCCTGAAGATGCGCGGCACGGACAAGGCCGAGATCGACCGGCGGGTCGATGATGCGGCGCGCATTCTGGAAGTCACACCCTATCTCGATCGCAAGCCCAAGGATCTGTCGGGCGGTCAGCGCCAGCGCGTCGCGCTCGGCCGTGCGATCGTGCGCCAGCCGCAGGCCTTCCTGATGGATGAGCCGCTGTCCAACCTCGATGCCAAGCTGCGCGTTCACATGCGTGCGGAAATCGGCGCATTGCACAAGCGCATCGGTGTCACAACCGTTTATGTGACGCATGATCAGGTTGAGGCGATGACGATGGCGGACCGTGTCGTCATCATGCAGGGCGGCATCATCCAGCAGATCGCCGCACCGGACGAGCTTTTCAACAATCCGGCCAATCTTTTCGTTGCCGGTTTCATCGGCTCGCCCGGCATGAATTTCCTCAACGCGGAACTGCGCGGCGGCGCGGTGACCCTGTTTGGGCAACCGGTTTCCCTGCCGGGCGCTGTCGGCCGGGAGGGCAGCGTGATCGTCGGCCTGCGGCCGGAACATCTCGTTCTGGGCGACGCGCCGGTCACCTTCGATGTTCGGCCGACGCTGGTAGAAAGCCTGGGATCTGAAAAATACGTCTATTTCGATGCGGAAGGTGCAAGGGTCGCTGACGGTGAGGAGGGCAAGTCCAAGGGGCTGATCGCACGCGTCTCGCACACCGGTAACCTTCCCGGCAATGAGGCGCTCCGGCTCGGTTTCGATCCGGCCCAGCTTTATCTCTTCGATGCAAAGACCGGAGCACGGCTATGATCCTCGTCACCGGATCGGCAGGCCGTGTCGGCCGTGCCGTTGTTGCCGCCTTGCGCACACAGGGCCGCACCGTTCGCGGTTTTGATCTCAGGCCATCGGGAACCGGCGGCGAGGAGGTCGTCGGGTCGCTGGAGGATGGGCAGGCACTGTCCGATGCCATCATGGGCGTCAGCGCCGTCCTGCATCTTGGCGCCTTTATGTCCTGGGCTCCGGCGGATCGCGACCGCATGTTTGCCGTCAATGTCGAGGGCACGCGCCGGCTTCTGGATGCGGCTTCGGCGGCTGGTGTGCGGCGGTTCGTTTTCGCCTCCTCGGGTGAGGTCTATCCGGAAAACCGGCCGGAGTTCCTGCCGGTCACCGAGGACCATCCGCTTTGCCCCAATTCGCCCTATGGTCTGACCAAGCTTCTGGGCGAAGAGCTGGTGCGATTTCATCAGCGAAGCGGCGCCATGGAAACGGTGATCCTGCGTTTTTCGCATACGCAGGATGCGACAGAGCTGCTGGATGAGGACAGTTTCTTTTCCGGTCCCCGGTTTTTCCTGCGGCCGCGCATTCACCAGCAGCAGAATTTCGGAAACGCTGCCATCGCCGAATTGCTCCAATCCCGCGATATCGGTGAGCCGTCGCACATTCTGGCGCGTAATGAAAACGGCCGACCGTTCCGTATGCATATAACCGATACGCGTGACATGGTGGCGGGGATTCTGCTCGCTCTCGATCACCCCGAAGCGGCGGGCGGCACCTTCAATCTCGGTGCCGATGAACCGGCCGATTTCGCCGCGCTTCTGCCGAAAATTGCGGCGCTGACCGGCCTTCCCATCGTGACAGTCGATTTTCCCGGCGACGGCGTTTATTACCATACGTCCAATGAGCGGATCAGAAACACTTTGGGGTTTGAAGCAGAATGGACGATGGACAGGATGCTGGAAGAAGCGGCCACCGCAAGGCGGCAACGGCTCGCGAAGGAGCAGAGGCGATGAAACCCGAGACGCCGGGCGGCACGGCGGCGCTGGCCAAGGGTCTGACCCTGCTCGACATGGTTGCCGATGCGCCTGAACCGCCGCGTTTTGCCGAGTTGTTGCGCGCCTCCGGCCTGCCGAAGCCGACCTTTGCGCGCATCCTGCGGACCCTCATCGCCTATGGCCTCGTGCGTCAGGATGAGGCCCGTGGCACCTATGTTCTCGGCCAGCGTTTTCTGGAAATGTCCCATAAGGTCTGGGAGAGCTTCGATCTCGTCTCGGCAGCGACGCCGGAACTCGAGCGGCTGGCCGCCGAACTGGGGGAGACGGTTGCGCTGTGCCGGCTTGACGGTACGATGACGCAATATCTCGCCGAGCGCTCGCCGAACGGTCTTTCCGTGCGCGTCGAGGTAGGACGCCGCGTTCCCCTGCATTGCACGGCGCCGGGAAAGGCGCTGCTCGCGTTTCAGGATCCCGCTGTCGGCCGCGCCCTGCTGGATCGCCTGACACTCGATCTGCAGACAGCCAAGACCATCACCACCCTCGATGCGCTGCAGGCCGATCTGACGCTGACGCGGGCGAGGGGTTATTCGATTTCTTATGAAGAACATCTGCCGGGCGTGAATTCGGTTGCTGCGCCTGTCATGGGCCGGGACAATACGCCGATGGGTGTGCTTGTTGCGCTTGGGCCGTCATCGCGGCTCGATTCCTCCAATATTCATCCCGCCGGTCGGGAATTGATTGCCGCCGCCCGCCGGATTACCGGCGCCGCCGGGGCCGTGGCGATCAGCTCGCGACCACGCCCGCGTTCCGCAACGGGCCGCCCCAGCGCCGAACTCAGTTGCATTCTGCCATGGGGTGCGCAGCTGGGGGAAAGTCCGGTCTGGCACGAGGGCGAAGATGCGCTCTATTGGGTGGATATTCTCCATCCTGCCGTACACCGTTTCGATCCCGCCACTGGCCGCAACGAAACCTGCGAGACCGGCAAGCTGGTCAGCGCCGTCATACCGGTCACCGGCGGACGGTTGCTGGTCGCGTCGCAGGATGGCGTTGAATGGCTGGATTTCGCCTCCGGCCGGCTGACCCCGTTCGTCAGCCCGGAGGCCGGCATCGCCGACAACCGCCTGAACGATGCCAAATGCGGGCCGGATGGCGCGATCTGGGTCGGCTCGATGCGCATCGATGCCTCCAAGCCCACGGGTGCGCTTTATCGTATCAACGCCAACGGCGCATCCGAGCGCAAGGAAGGCGGCATCATCGTCTCCAACGGTCTCGGCTGGAGCCCAGATGGCAGGACCTTCTATTTCGTCGATACCGTGCCCGGCCTCATCCATGCCTATGATTGCGATCCGGCGACGGGTGCGCTGTCGCAGCGCCGTGAATTCGCCCGCATTCCGGTGGCCGATGGCCGGCCGGATGGTCTCGCCGTGGATGCGGAAGGCGGTGTCTGGTGCGCGATCTGGGATGGCTGGTGCGTGCGTCGCTATCTTCCTAACGGCAAGCTGGACCAGGTGATCGACATGCCGGTGCCGCGCCCTTCCAGCATTGCCTTTGGCGGGCCGGACCTGTCGACGCTATTCATCACCAGCGCCCGCACACGACTGCCTGCATCCACACTTGCCGACGCGCCGCTGTCTGGCGGCCTGTTTTCATGCCGCCCGGGAATTTCCGGCGCGCGCATTGCCATGTTTGAAGGATAAAGCATGCGTCTCGAAACGATCTTTGGATTGAGAGGCCGTACGGCACTCGTCACCGGTTCAAGCCGCGGGATAGGAGCGGCAATCGCCGAGGGTCTCGCCGGCGCTGGTGCGCATGTCATTCTGCATGGCGTAAAGCCGGGCTCCACGGCGGCCGTACAACAACGGATTATCGCGAGCGGCGGTACAGCGCAGGAACTGGCGGGCGATCTCTCCGAAGCCGGCGCTGGCACCGATCTGATAGAGCGCGCCGAGGCGATTGCACCCGTCGATATTCTCGTCATCAACGCGAGTGCACAGATCAATGCGACGCTTTCTGCGTTGACGCCGAATGATCTGGCGTTTCAGCTGGCTGTCAATCTGGGTTCGACCGTCGATATGCTGCAATCTGCGCTGCCGAAAATGGTGGCGCGCAAGTGGGGCAGGGTAGTTTCTATAGGCTCAATCAATCAGCTGAGGCCCAAAAGCGTTGTCACCGCCTACGCTGCAACAAAGGCTGCGCAGCACAATTTGATCCAAAGCCAGGCGCGAGACTTCGCTGGCGATAACGTGTTGCTCAACACTCTTGCTCCCGGCCTTGTCGATACGGACCGCAACGCCGACCGACGCGCTCAAGATCCGGAGGGCTGGGATGAATATGTGAGGACATTGAACTGGATGGGGCGTGCTGGACGACCAGAGGAGATGGTCGGGGCGGCTCTGTTCCTGGCGTCTGAGGCTTGCAGCTTCATGACGGGAGAGACAATCTTTCTGACGGGTGGCTATTGACCGGGGCACTGACGGACGACATGCGGGTTGGCTCCCACCCTGAAAAGATTTTTTGTTAGATCGCGACCTGCTCACCGATCTCGATCACCCGATTGGGCGGGAGCTTGAAGTACGCTGACGGATCAACCCCAAAATCCGCCAGTGCGATGTACAAATCTTCCTGCCAGCGAGGCAGGCCGGTATTCGGCGTGGCGATAAGGTTGCGGCGGCCAAGATAGAACGAGGTCTGCATGATCTCGAACTTGAAACCTTTCTTTTTGCAGAGAGGCAGCGCCTTTACGACATTCGGATCATCCATAAAACCGAAATTGATATCTAGTCGCATGAAATGCTTGGATATCCGCGTTATCTCCACACGGTCGGTGTCAGCGACATAGGGTTTGTCATGGGTCCAGATCGTCAGGATGACATTTTGCTCATGAAGCACGTGATTGTGCTTGAGATTGTGAAGCAGAACGCTTGGAGCCTTGTCAGGCACACTTGTGAGAAAGACCGCGGTTCCCGACACCAAAACGGGAGCACTGCGGGATTCGCGAGAGATCGATCGTTCCAGTGAGGTTATAAAAGTATCGAGGGAGACATCATTCTTGGATATCTTCTCTCTCAGATAGCGCGATCCCTTTGTCCACGTCCACATCACGAGGATGATTACTCCTGCCAGGGCAAGCGGTACCCAACCGCCGTCATGGACCTTCAGCAAATTGGCGGCCAGAAAAACGGCTTCAATCGAAAACAGCGGTGCCAATAAGATCGCGGCAGTGAATGCTGACTTACCTCTGATCGACCGAAGAAATTGGAAGGCCATCAGCGTCGTGACGACCATCGCACCGGTAACAGAAATGCCATATGCGGTCGCAAGCGATTCCGAATCCCCGAATGAGAAGATCAGCACGAGGACACCAATGAACAGTACCATGTTGACGGCCGGCACGTAAATCTGCCCGGTGTTGGTCTCTGACGTGAAACGGATCATTAGTTTCGGCAGAAATCCGAGGTGCACCGCTTGGCGTGCCAGTGAAAATGCTCCGGTGATGACAGCCTGGCTCGCAATGACAGTCGCCATTGTCGCCAGGATAATCATCGGAAACAGCGCCCATTCCGGGTAGAGCAGATAGAACGGGTTTTCGATCGCTGCGGGATTGCTCAATACGAGAGCCCCCTGGCCGAGATAATTAAGGGCAAGTGCCGGGAAGACGAGAATGAACCAGGCCACGCTGATGGGCTTGCGTCCGAAGTGTCCAAGATCAGCGTAAAGCGCTTCCGCTCCTGTCACGGTAAGGAAGACAGCACCGAGCACGATCAGTCCGGCCCATCCCGCATGGGTTATGAACCACAGAGCATTGATAGGATTGACCGCTTCCAGAATGGTCCAGTCGTCGCCGATGTGGATGAGACCGCCCCAGGCCATTGCGAGGAACCAAACGACCGTAATCGGACCGAAAAAGACGGCGACGGCGCCGGTACCCTTGGACTGGACGGCGAATAATCCTACCATGATTAGCGCGGAGAGCGGCAGGACGTAATCGGAGAAGGCAGGCGTGACAAGTTTCATGCCCTCCAGTGCCGACATGACTGAAAGAGCAGGGGTAATCATCGCATCGCCGATGAAAAGTGCCGAGCCTATCAGGCCTGCAAAAAACAGAACCGGCATATAGCTGCCCGTCTTTTTCATCAAAAGTGCGAGCAGGGAGAGAGTACCACCTTCACCGTCATTGTCGGCGCGAAGGAGAAAAAGCACATATTTGAAAGTCACGATGATGGTCAATGTCCAGATCATCAAAGAGATCAGGCCGACGACGTGCTCGTGCTGCACACCGTTTGCCGTAAACGGGCGCAACGATTCCCTGAACGCGTATAATGGGCTTGTACCGATATCTCCGTAGACAACACCAATCGAACCAAGAAGGAGAACGAGGAACTTCTTCGTCTCAGACCGGCTGTCGGGAACAGTGGAATTCGAGGATGTCATCATGTCTCCGGCCGATTACCCGATGCCATATGTTTATGGTGCGTTGCGGTACGTCAAGAGCATAACTTTGAGATCATCGACACATGCGCGTGGAAATTTCACTTGTCTTATCTGACCTCGTCAGACTTGAACGCGTACCGATCATTTCCCACATGACTAACTACCCGCTGGTCCGGGCCCCTCTGGTGAAAGTTACGGCGCTTTTGCGATGTCGGACCTCTAAAACGACATTTACGCCGCGCCATGAGGAGCATCATGATTGCAGACGTCGCTGCATGGATTTTCACCCTGTTTGTTGTAGATCCCTTTCAGGCCGAGATGAAGAGTGCTCTCGAACGTGCAAATCTCCCTGTCGAAGTTGTGCAACAATCGAGAGAGTGCCTGGCCACACAGGTGCCGCGCCTTGTGGAACGGGCGGACAATGAGCCGGGCTGGGCCGTCGCCACGGCCGTCGGCATATCAATCGGATGGACGCCTCCGGAACGTTTGCTTGATGCAACCGACCCGACATGTGGCACATTACGTGGATTGATGGTGTTCGAAAACTCACCCGAAGCGGAAGGGTGAATTCCGAACTATACCCAGGCCGCATGCGTCAACTACAGATATCAGAAAACAAAGATCGAGGGCGGTCGGCATCATGGTCGTGCTGTCATCAGCATATTCTGCTGTCCTCCCGCTTTGATCGACCCATGTCGCTGTCGTGACTCGATTTCGAGCAAATGCCAAACTGTCTGGAAACACCTTGGATTCGTTTCCACCAGATGATATGTTCTCTCTTTGTTTCCGTCCGCAATTGAACGAAATCCATGACAGGCTCAGCCACAATACCGATGCGCAAAATCATTCATGTCGATATGGATGCCTTTTACGCGTCGGTGGAACAGCGGGACAATCCCGAACTGCGCGGCAGACCGGTTGCGGTTGGCAGTGCGGCTGCACGAGGTGTGGTCGCAGCCGCAAGCTATGAAGCACGCGAATTTGGCGTGCGCTCGGCCATGCCGTCCGTCACCGCTGCCCGAAGGTGTCCCGACCTGATTTTCGTACCGCCGCGATTCGACGTCTACAAGGCTGTATCCCAGCAAATTCGGGCAATATTCGCTGAATACACGCGGCTGATCGAACCGCTTTCGCTCGATGAGGCCTATCTCGACGTCACAGAAAACCTGAAGGGAATGGAGATCGCTACGGAAATTGCGTCGGAAATTCGGGAGAGGATCAAGCAGATTACCGGTCTCAATGCTTCCGCCGGTATCTCATATAACAAATTCTTGGCCAAGATGGCGTCAGACCTCAACAAGCCGAATGGGCAGGCCGTCATAACGCCGAAGAACGGCCCGGCATTTGTGGAACAGCTGGCGGTCAAGAAATTCCATGGTGTCGGTCCAGCCACCGCCGAGAAAATGCATCGGTTTGGTATCGAAACGGGTGCCGACCTGAAGTCCAAATCGCTGCAGTTCCTTGCCGAGCATTTCGGCAAGTCCGGGGCATATTTCTACGGCATTGCTCGCGGCATCGATGAACGGCAGGTCCGGCCTGATCGCATTCGCAAATCGGTGGGCGCCGAGGACACGTTCAGCGTCGATATCAACGACCTCGATCTCGCCACTGCCGAGTTGAGGCCGCTTGCCGAAAAAGTCTGGCACCATTGCGAGGCGCAGCGCGTCAGCGGTAAGACAGTTACAGTGAAGGTCAAATATTCCGACTTCACCCAGGCGACACGCAGTCGGACAAGCGCGTTGCCGGTTAACGGAATTCAAGAGATCCTTGAGGCAGCGTCGGCTCTGCTGGCGACCGTCTACCCCTTCCGTCGATCGGTCAGGCTGCTCGGTGTGACGCTCTCCTCTCTCACCAATGATCAGGAGGCGGAGGATGAGGAACAACCGCAGCTCGATCTCGCTTTATAAGGGGCGACGGACGGAAAATGAGGATCGATACGATCGAGCGGAACGGAAGACATGAGCGTCATATTAAATTCGATTGGAAAGATATTCGAACGGCTCCCTTATGGCGCATCAACGGAACAGGAAGAGGGGATGCGCAGAGCGCTTGGGCGGGAGAAACCTTTTCAATCAGGGTTCCATATCCGGACGATGTTCGCGTGCCGATGCCGGATAGAACAGAGATTTGAGCAGCACTGCCGTTAATTGAACTATTACCGGTAGTGTGGGCACGGTGGCGGGAAACTGCGAGCCCGCCGGCGCATCCCAGATGGGTCTTAACCGCTTGCCAGTCACAAACAGTGAAGGAATCGCAGGCGCAAAAGCCTGACCAGCAAGCCCTTGGGCACAGATGCGAGAAGCCGACTTGGGGATCGGGCTACGTTACAAGATTGGGAACCTGAAACCGCAAATTTCGTTAGCGACTAAGGTTCCCACCTAATCATATCGGGATTTTGCAATGCCAAGGTACTTTTTCCACGTGCGCGATGCGCAGGGACTCTCTGTAGACATGGAAGGAGCAATTCTTTCTACGGATGAGCAAGCAAAGCGTGAGGCAGTTCAGGCTGCAAAGGAAATGCTGGCCGAGAAAATTCTCAGAGACGAGATTCTGGATGGCGCCGCGTTTGAAGTAGTGCGCAGTGACGGAATTCTGATCGCAAAAATTCCACTAAAGTCTGTAATCCGGCTCAAATAGTCCGGACGTGACCGATACTTTCTCATTCATAGCGCGCCCAAAGACGGTCTCCAGCGGTGGTAAGTCGCATGACCAGGCCGCCAGCTCTCCAGTCACGATGAACTTTTCCACAAAACTGGCGGCCAACCATGCTTGATCCGGTCAGTCATGGAGTGGCGGACACACGAGCGGACGGTCTCGCGGAACACACGCTGTTCATCGCGCTCGCTTATCGTAATCAGTCCCATCTGCTCTCTCCCAGAGGCCAATCAGATCCGGGGAGTGTGACATTCCAACTTTGTAGAAACAGGACATTCTAACTTTGCAGTGGAGAAGCTAACCCAAGTGCACCATGCCTGCGCTTTAGGGTAGGGGATCACCCTCCTTCTTGCAAATGAGCTATGAACACCTCGGCCGGCGTCCTGTATCCAAGGCATTTGCGCGGTTGATCGTTGATATGACGCGTGAGGCGGAGAAGGTCGCGCTGTGACACGACTGCCAGGTCTGTGCTGCCTGGCAGGAAGCGTCGAATTCGCTTGTTGGTATTCTCGACGGTCCCTTTTTGCCAAGGCGCGCTTGGGTCGCAAAACCAGCTGCACGCACCGATCCCTTCCTCCAAAGCCCTGAACCCGGCAAACTCGGTGCCCCGATCAAATGTGAAGCTCTGACGCGCGAATGCCGGCAACAGCGAAAACGCTCTGACGATCTTATCCATGATTGGCCCCGAGTGCCGGCTCGGGTTCTTGATAAGAACGGTGTAGCGGCTCTTGCGCTCCACGAGCGTGGTGACATTGGCATGGCCGAGTGGGCGTTCAAAGATGAGGAGGTCTCCCTCCCAATGTCCAAACTTCGATCTATTTCCAATGAATCAGGCCTTTCGGATATTCGGTGGGTAGAGGGAAACGCACCGTCGCGCGGCTTCCTCGAACGCATTGGGCGACGTTTGCGGCGAGCCTCAGGCAGATACTGATAGAGACCAAGCGCGTAATCTTCCTTGCTGTAGATGAAGCGGTAGATTGTCTCCTTGCATACGCGAATACGACCGAAGCCGTCCGACTGCAGACGTCCGGCAATCTGTTCCGGAGACCAGCGGGCCTCCAACTGGTTGATGATCTCGGCGCGCAAAGCCGGATGGCGCCGCAGCTTTATCAATCGGCGTCGACGGTCTCTGGAGATGTCGTGAGCAACCGTGCTGTAGTAGCCGTCATAATCTGGCAGTTCACGGTCATGAAACGTGTTGCGCTTGATCTCACGGTAAATGGTCGAGCGATGACGGCCAAGCTGACGCGCCATCTCGTTAACGGGAACCTTTGCCGCCACCAGATGATGAAGACGGCGGCGATCGGCAAGGGTGATCTGCGTATAGCATCGGGACATGCCAAAATCTCCAAAGTGAAGCCATTGAAATCATTGGCATGTCGCACTTGAAAATAGAATGTACCCAATTCCCTATTTAGATCGCATAATCTATCTTATGGAACTTTTATTCCGCGATGTCCCGCAGGGCAATGTTGCCATATGCCACATCGCCGATTTAACGTGAATGCCCACTAGATGCGGGCACCGACGGCTTTTTCCAGGTAGACTTCTCGCAACCGCCGGCTGACGGGACCGATCGTCCCGTCGCCGATCATCTGACCGTCGATCGACACGACCGATGTGACGAAGGATGTCGCAGAGGTGATGAAGGCTTCCCGCGCTTCGAGTGCCTCGGCGATCGTGAAGGAGCGCTCGTCGAGAGCATAACCAGCCTCCTCCGCGAAGCGCAGGACGGCGGCGCGTGTTATGCCATGCAGGATATCGGACGACAGGCTGCGCGTGACAATTTTACCGTCGGCAGTGACGATATAGGCATTGGCTGACGAGGCTTCGGTGACCAGCCCGTCCTGCACCAGCCAGGCATCGTCGGCTCCGGCCTCATGGGCCGCATTCTTCGCCATTGACGGATAGAGAAGCTGGACCGTCTTGATGTCACGGCGGCCCCAGCGGATATCGGGAAGCGAGATAACCTTGAGACCACGTTTGGCGAGCGGGCTTTCGAGCACCGGACGAGCCTGGGTGAACATCACCACGACGGGCGGCGTATCCTTCGACGGGAAGTTGAAGTCGCGATCGGCGTTACCGCGCGAGATTTGCATATAGATCAGGCCTTCTTCGACATTATTGTCGGCGACCAGCTTGCGATGAACGGCCAGCAGTTCTTCCGTGCTCATCGGCGTGGGCATGTCGAGCTCCTTGAGGGAGCGAGCAAGACGGATCATGTGGCCATCGAAATCAACGAG
This genomic interval from Agrobacterium fabrum str. C58 contains the following:
- a CDS encoding NAD-dependent epimerase/dehydratase family protein: MILVTGSAGRVGRAVVAALRTQGRTVRGFDLRPSGTGGEEVVGSLEDGQALSDAIMGVSAVLHLGAFMSWAPADRDRMFAVNVEGTRRLLDAASAAGVRRFVFASSGEVYPENRPEFLPVTEDHPLCPNSPYGLTKLLGEELVRFHQRSGAMETVILRFSHTQDATELLDEDSFFSGPRFFLRPRIHQQQNFGNAAIAELLQSRDIGEPSHILARNENGRPFRMHITDTRDMVAGILLALDHPEAAGGTFNLGADEPADFAALLPKIAALTGLPIVTVDFPGDGVYYHTSNERIRNTLGFEAEWTMDRMLEEAATARRQRLAKEQRR
- a CDS encoding SDR family NAD(P)-dependent oxidoreductase codes for the protein MRLETIFGLRGRTALVTGSSRGIGAAIAEGLAGAGAHVILHGVKPGSTAAVQQRIIASGGTAQELAGDLSEAGAGTDLIERAEAIAPVDILVINASAQINATLSALTPNDLAFQLAVNLGSTVDMLQSALPKMVARKWGRVVSIGSINQLRPKSVVTAYAATKAAQHNLIQSQARDFAGDNVLLNTLAPGLVDTDRNADRRAQDPEGWDEYVRTLNWMGRAGRPEEMVGAALFLASEACSFMTGETIFLTGGY
- a CDS encoding ABC transporter ATP-binding protein — encoded protein: MANISIRNVSKSYGALNVLRPFSLEIENGEFVVLVGPSGCGKSTMLKILAGLEPASEGQIFIGDNEVTDLAPGDRDIAMVFQNYALYPHLTVRQNIGFGLKMRGTDKAEIDRRVDDAARILEVTPYLDRKPKDLSGGQRQRVALGRAIVRQPQAFLMDEPLSNLDAKLRVHMRAEIGALHKRIGVTTVYVTHDQVEAMTMADRVVIMQGGIIQQIAAPDELFNNPANLFVAGFIGSPGMNFLNAELRGGAVTLFGQPVSLPGAVGREGSVIVGLRPEHLVLGDAPVTFDVRPTLVESLGSEKYVYFDAEGARVADGEEGKSKGLIARVSHTGNLPGNEALRLGFDPAQLYLFDAKTGARL
- a CDS encoding DUF6894 family protein — its product is MPRYFFHVRDAQGLSVDMEGAILSTDEQAKREAVQAAKEMLAEKILRDEILDGAAFEVVRSDGILIAKIPLKSVIRLK
- a CDS encoding potassium transporter Kup: MTSSNSTVPDSRSETKKFLVLLLGSIGVVYGDIGTSPLYAFRESLRPFTANGVQHEHVVGLISLMIWTLTIIVTFKYVLFLLRADNDGEGGTLSLLALLMKKTGSYMPVLFFAGLIGSALFIGDAMITPALSVMSALEGMKLVTPAFSDYVLPLSALIMVGLFAVQSKGTGAVAVFFGPITVVWFLAMAWGGLIHIGDDWTILEAVNPINALWFITHAGWAGLIVLGAVFLTVTGAEALYADLGHFGRKPISVAWFILVFPALALNYLGQGALVLSNPAAIENPFYLLYPEWALFPMIILATMATVIASQAVITGAFSLARQAVHLGFLPKLMIRFTSETNTGQIYVPAVNMVLFIGVLVLIFSFGDSESLATAYGISVTGAMVVTTLMAFQFLRSIRGKSAFTAAILLAPLFSIEAVFLAANLLKVHDGGWVPLALAGVIILVMWTWTKGSRYLREKISKNDVSLDTFITSLERSISRESRSAPVLVSGTAVFLTSVPDKAPSVLLHNLKHNHVLHEQNVILTIWTHDKPYVADTDRVEITRISKHFMRLDINFGFMDDPNVVKALPLCKKKGFKFEIMQTSFYLGRRNLIATPNTGLPRWQEDLYIALADFGVDPSAYFKLPPNRVIEIGEQVAI
- a CDS encoding SMP-30/gluconolactonase/LRE family protein, which gives rise to MKPETPGGTAALAKGLTLLDMVADAPEPPRFAELLRASGLPKPTFARILRTLIAYGLVRQDEARGTYVLGQRFLEMSHKVWESFDLVSAATPELERLAAELGETVALCRLDGTMTQYLAERSPNGLSVRVEVGRRVPLHCTAPGKALLAFQDPAVGRALLDRLTLDLQTAKTITTLDALQADLTLTRARGYSISYEEHLPGVNSVAAPVMGRDNTPMGVLVALGPSSRLDSSNIHPAGRELIAAARRITGAAGAVAISSRPRPRSATGRPSAELSCILPWGAQLGESPVWHEGEDALYWVDILHPAVHRFDPATGRNETCETGKLVSAVIPVTGGRLLVASQDGVEWLDFASGRLTPFVSPEAGIADNRLNDAKCGPDGAIWVGSMRIDASKPTGALYRINANGASERKEGGIIVSNGLGWSPDGRTFYFVDTVPGLIHAYDCDPATGALSQRREFARIPVADGRPDGLAVDAEGGVWCAIWDGWCVRRYLPNGKLDQVIDMPVPRPSSIAFGGPDLSTLFITSARTRLPASTLADAPLSGGLFSCRPGISGARIAMFEG
- the dinB gene encoding DNA polymerase IV, with protein sequence MTGSATIPMRKIIHVDMDAFYASVEQRDNPELRGRPVAVGSAAARGVVAAASYEAREFGVRSAMPSVTAARRCPDLIFVPPRFDVYKAVSQQIRAIFAEYTRLIEPLSLDEAYLDVTENLKGMEIATEIASEIRERIKQITGLNASAGISYNKFLAKMASDLNKPNGQAVITPKNGPAFVEQLAVKKFHGVGPATAEKMHRFGIETGADLKSKSLQFLAEHFGKSGAYFYGIARGIDERQVRPDRIRKSVGAEDTFSVDINDLDLATAELRPLAEKVWHHCEAQRVSGKTVTVKVKYSDFTQATRSRTSALPVNGIQEILEAASALLATVYPFRRSVRLLGVTLSSLTNDQEAEDEEQPQLDLAL
- a CDS encoding D-amino-acid transaminase — translated: MNMSSPERIVYVNGQYCAESEGKVSIFDRGYLFADAIYEVTCIIGGKLVDFDGHMIRLARSLKELDMPTPMSTEELLAVHRKLVADNNVEEGLIYMQISRGNADRDFNFPSKDTPPVVVMFTQARPVLESPLAKRGLKVISLPDIRWGRRDIKTVQLLYPSMAKNAAHEAGADDAWLVQDGLVTEASSANAYIVTADGKIVTRSLSSDILHGITRAAVLRFAEEAGYALDERSFTIAEALEAREAFITSATSFVTSVVSIDGQMIGDGTIGPVSRRLREVYLEKAVGARI